The Bacillus sp. FJAT-27916 genomic interval GGAGCGAATGCTTAATCAGCCGCCTTCAGCGGATGAGCATGGGGTGCCGCATAAGGTGTATAACATCGGCAACTCCAACCCCGAGCAGCTGATGTATTTCATCGAGACACTTGAGAAGGTGCTGAGTAAGGCAACTGGTCGTGAAATTGTCGCGAAGAAGGAGTTCCTTCCGATGCAGCCAGGTGATGTCTATGCGACCTTTGCAGATACTGAACCTTTGGAGAAAGCATTTGGCTTTAAGCCAAGCACGTCGATTGAGGATGGGCTGCAACGGTTTGCGGACTGGTATTGTGACTATTATGATGTGAAGTGATTTTTTGAAGAGCGGGGAGCGCCTGAATAAGGGGGCTTTCCGCTCTTTTCGTGTCGGGTTTGAATTCTTTTTAAAGAACAAAGTGGAGGGTGGATGGAAATTTTTATTGTTAATTAACGCGGGGCATACTATAGTTAAATTATGGTGTTCTTAAAAAAGAACAAAAGCATCGTAGGTCATTCTTCTCAGAAACAATAATCGAAAGAATGGGGAGATGTATAGATGAAAACGGCATTGATCACAGGGATTACCGGTCAGGACGGGGCCTATTTGGCGGAGCTTCTTCTGCAAAAGGGCTATAAAGTATATGGGCTGATTGCTAGAAGGAGCACGAGTACAACTTGGCGGCTGGAGTATGTAGGAATCAAGGATGAGGTGGAGCTGATTGAGGGAGATATGACGGATCTTTCCTCCCTCCTAAGAGCACTCCAGGTTGCCCGCCCGACAGAGGTGTATAATCTCGCAGCCCAGAGCTTTGTCGGCACCTCCTGGGAGCAGCCAGTTCTGACCGCTCAGGTGACGGGTGTCGGCGTGGTCAATCTGCTGGAGGCCATTCGGCTCACCGACCCGTCTATTCGCTTCTACCAAGCCTCCACGAGTGAAATGTTCGGCCTCATCCAGGAGGAAATGCAGTCCGAGAAGACACCGTTTTATCCGAGAAGTCCTTATGGGGTGGCGAAGCTGTACGGATATTGGATTACGGTCAATTACCGCGAGAGCTTTGAGATACATGCGTCGAGCGGGATTTTATTTAATCATGAATCCCCGCTGCGCGGAATTGAGTTCGTGACACGGAAAGTGACGGATGCGGTCGCGAAGATTAAGCTTGGCGAGCAGAAGGGGCTGCGCCTTGGCAATATTGATGCGAAGCGAGATTGGGGCTTTGCCGGTGATTATGTGGAGGCGATGTGGCTCATGCTCCAGCAGGATGAGGCGGATGATTATGTCGTCGCAACCGGGCTCACGACGACTGTTCGTGATATGTGCCGTATTGCCTTTGAGCACGTCGGGTTGAACTATGAAGACCATGTCGTTATTGACCCAGCTTTCTACCGTCCAGCCGAGGTGGATGTATTGCTTGGTAATCCAGCTAAAGCAAAAGAGAAGCTTGGCTGGGAGGCGAGCACTTCACTCAATGAGCTGATTACGATGATGGTGGAGGCAGACCTGGAGCGGGTCAGGCGCGGCTTGCATAAGGTGAATGCATGAAGGTGCTTGTCACTGGAGCGAACGCCTTCGTTGGCTCCTATCTGGTGAGTGAGCTCGTGGGGCGGGGACATGAAGTCGTTGCTGGGGTGAGGAATGAACGGGGTAATATTCCAGTTGGAGTGGAAACTTGTTCATTTCCGCTCGGCCAGATTGATGAGATGAAGGAGGCTCTGCGTCAGACAGAGCCGGATGTGATTTTTCACCTTGCTGGCCAGAGTAATGTCCCCCATGCTTGGAATGATCCGGCTGCAACGCTTCAGGTGAATGCTGTCGGTACCGTGGATTTGATTATGGCAGCTTATGAGACCGTACCTGAGGCGAGAATCTTCACGGTCGGTTCCAGTGAGGAGTATGGCATAGCAGCGAAGGAGCATGAGCTGCTTCATGAAGAGGTGGAATGCAAGCCTCAAAATCCGTATGCATCAAGCAAGTTTATTGCTGGCCAGGTGGGGATGCAGCTTGCTCGGAAATATGGAATGAACCTCATCCATCTCAGGCCGTTCAATCATTTCGGTCCGAGGCAGAGGAAGGGGTTTGTCATAAGTGATTTCTCCTCCCAGATTGCTGCGATTGAAGCGGGGCAGATGGAGCCGATTATCTCAGTCGGCAATCTCGAAGCCTGGCGCGACTTCACGGATGTGCGGGACATCGTAGGTGCGTATGCCCTCTTGATTGAGAAGGAGGGACTAGCGAACGGCCTTTATAATGTCAGCTCAGGAACGGCCAGGAAGGTCGGGGATATTCTGCAGCGGCTGATTGAGCTGTCAACGGTATCTATAGAGGTCGTTGTCGCCCCGGCTAAATACCGGCCGAATGAGGTGGAGCGGTTTGCAGGGAGCAACAAGAAACTTCAGGAAGCAGTTGACTGGAAGACTCAGTGTGCGTTCGATGACAGTCTCCGTAACACCCTGTATTGGTGGAGAAACAAGTATAAAGAAACCATGGAACAGCTATGAAAGATAGAAGGCTATCCTGCAATCATCCTTTAATGAGATGAGCGGGATAGCCTTCTTTTATCCTCATTATTACATGGAATATAAAAGGAACTGAAGTCCAATAATGATTCCTACTGCTGCAATGATCAGGGAAACGTATAGGATATTCTGCTTAATCTTTCTCTTCTTGTACATTTCTTCAGGAGTTCGGTAAGCACTCATGATATTTTCCTCCTAGTATCAAAACTTGATGTGTAATGATGACATACTTTAGACCTAGTAAAACTATTTGTTCACTACTACAAAACGTGCCATTGAAACTATCTGCTATTAATGATAATAAATTCAAATGTAGAGAAAATAGGGAAAATAGTCGCGTTTTATCGATATAACTGTATAATTGTCAATACCGTTTTAGTTTTCCCCACTATCACCGGAATAAAATTCCCCACTGATGCCGTTACTTCGATAACGCTGCTGGATAAATCCCAGCCTTTTTCTTTTCCTTCAAACGATACGAATCTCCTTTGATATTGAAGGTAACCGCATGATGAAGGAGTCGATCTAAGATGGCAGTCGCTAAGACATCATCCCCAAACACTTTGCCCCATTCTATATATGATTTGTTCGAGGTCAAAATCATCGCTCCATGTTCATATCGCTTGGATACCACTTGAAAAAAGACATTTGCCGTCAACTCGTCAAAAGGAAAGTATCCCACCTCATCAATAATCAATAAATCTGGACGGCTCCATTTTTGTGCCAATTTAGGAATGCTTCCTTTTGTTTCTGCCTTACGGCATTCTGCCACCATTTGGTCAGCCGTCAAAAACAAGGCGGTATGTCCCTTTGCCAGAGCTTCTAAGGCAAAAGAGAGGGCGAGATGGGTTTTCCCTACACCAGGTGGCCCTAAAAGAAGACGATTCTCTCCATTGGCAATAAACCGGCAGGTAAGGGTTTCCTTTACACGTTGCTCATTGATGCTTGGCTGAAACGTAAAATCAAAGTCATGAATGGTTTTGGTATAAGGAAGTTTGGCGCGCTTGATTCGATTTTCTAATTTAGCTGATTCTCGACGTTCCCATTCCTGTAAAACAACCGTGTGCAGAAAATCAAAATATGATACATTATGGGTAGAAGCATTCTCTACCAGATCATCCAATTGACTGGCTGTGTCATGCCAGCCCAACTGGATGAGTCGTTCTTCAAGGCTGGATTTCATTCTGATTCATTCCCCTCGAGTGCGGCGTAGGTGGCTAGAGATCGAGCTTCCACCTGTGGAGTAGAAGGACAGAAATCCGGGGTCGGCAAACCAGGGGAGTTCTGTTGTTTCTGCTCTTTTTGTTGTTCTTCTGACTTCTCATAGTGCTCCAACTGAATATGCATATGTGCTTTTCCTGTCATAATGGGATGTTGGGCAATGCGGTCTTGTGCATCGTATATTTCCAACTGTTTGTCCAATGTCACTTTCAACTTAACTTTCTGACCGGCATACCGAAAAGGGACAGAGTATTTCTTTCCTAAGTAAGAGACAAAGCAATCTCTGCTTACCTCCCGCACTTCCCAATGGCTTGTTGGGAATAACGGCTTTATTCCCCAGGCTTGAAGCTGTGGCTGTTCCGTTTGCCAACGCTGAACCGGCGGTTCTTGTGTCGTTTCATTTTTCTTTTTATTAGCTGTTTTGTCCAACCATATCTGTATGTCATGATTCCATGCTTCCAGCGTAGGTTCATGTTTTCGTTGAAAGAAATTTTTCTTTAGGTAATCCACCGTTCTTTCTACTTTTCCTTTCGTCTGTGGGCGGTAGGGTTTACAAGCTTTCGGGACGACCCCATAGTAGGCTAAAAAATCTTCAAACGTACGATTAAAACGAATCTCTGTTGGACTGTGCTTTGTCACGACGGTTTTCATATTATCATAGAGAATCTGATTCGGAATGCCGTTAAAATAGGAGAAGGCATTCATGTGACATTTCATCAATGTTTCGAGCTTCATATCTGTCGTAAACTCAATATACTTCATCCTGGAATACCCCAGAATCATGAGAAAGGCATAAACCTTTTGTGGATGACCATCCATCACTACTTCACCGACTTCCGCCCAATCCATTTGAGCTTGCTTCCCAGGAGGTGTCTCAAATCGCCTAGTGGCCTGTTTCTTTGGTTGTGCCCGGAAGGGCTGCACAAAATCTCGTAAAATTGTACTCTTCCCCTCATACCCCATTGCTGTAATTTCTTCAAGCAAGACCACGCAATTTGTGGTTCCTTCCTGAATTCTTTGTAAGAGATACGCCTTATAGGGATCTAACTTGCTTTTCCGTTTCATTCTCGATTTTGAAGAAGGTGTTTCTTCAGAATGAATATATTTTCGAATGGTTTTTCGGTCGAATCCTGTTTCCTCTGAAATAGCTGATAATGTCCATCCTTTTTGATAAAGTTCTCGAATCATTATAAAATCCCCCATTTTCAACATCGACGATCCCTCTCTTTTGTAGTGATACGTCGATTATCCGTGATTAGTGAGGAATTTTAAATCGGTGTTATTGAGTATTTTAACTCCGGCAGTGACAATAATTTCATGAATAAAAGAGATAATATTGAAGTTAAATACCATTTTTAGGTAAATATGAAGGATTATATTATGAAAGTAAAGTTCTAAAGGTTTGAATGGATACTGGATAGCAGCATAGAATACCATTTTACATAATTGATTGAAAACATATTCTCCCTTTGATTTTACTAGCTCAAGGTCTTTATTATATTATAATAATTATTTGAAAATTATTGGTCTTTAAAGGGGTTTGTGTATTTATGTCGAGTGGATATTTAATTGATTCACCCTTCATTTTTTAGTGTCTTCAAATTTTTCTTCCGGTTTTTTCCTCTATTATTACTTTCAGAGTTACACCATTCTTTCATTTCTTTGAGTTATAAAATTTAATAAGCTTGGAGGTATTTTAATGACGGTAAAGGTATACAGTGTTGGTCTTAAGGGGCCTGAGGGATATCGTGCGTAAATGGAGGGTCGGATCTCACGAGAAGGCTATCCTGTAATCATCCTTTAATGAGATGAGCGGGATAGCCTTTTATTCTCATTGTCACGTGTTGTATAAAAGGAACTGAAGTCCAATGATGATTCCTACTACCGTAATGATAAGGGAAGCGTATAGGATATTCTGCTTAATCTTTCTCTTCTTGTACATTTCTTCAGGAGTTCGGTGCACACTCAAGATATTTTCCTCCTAGTATCATAACTGGCTGCGTAATGGTGACATACTTTAGTTCTA includes:
- the istB gene encoding IS21-like element helper ATPase IstB, translating into MKSSLEERLIQLGWHDTASQLDDLVENASTHNVSYFDFLHTVVLQEWERRESAKLENRIKRAKLPYTKTIHDFDFTFQPSINEQRVKETLTCRFIANGENRLLLGPPGVGKTHLALSFALEALAKGHTALFLTADQMVAECRKAETKGSIPKLAQKWSRPDLLIIDEVGYFPFDELTANVFFQVVSKRYEHGAMILTSNKSYIEWGKVFGDDVLATAILDRLLHHAVTFNIKGDSYRLKEKKKAGIYPAALSK
- the istA gene encoding IS21 family transposase — protein: MLKMGDFIMIRELYQKGWTLSAISEETGFDRKTIRKYIHSEETPSSKSRMKRKSKLDPYKAYLLQRIQEGTTNCVVLLEEITAMGYEGKSTILRDFVQPFRAQPKKQATRRFETPPGKQAQMDWAEVGEVVMDGHPQKVYAFLMILGYSRMKYIEFTTDMKLETLMKCHMNAFSYFNGIPNQILYDNMKTVVTKHSPTEIRFNRTFEDFLAYYGVVPKACKPYRPQTKGKVERTVDYLKKNFFQRKHEPTLEAWNHDIQIWLDKTANKKKNETTQEPPVQRWQTEQPQLQAWGIKPLFPTSHWEVREVSRDCFVSYLGKKYSVPFRYAGQKVKLKVTLDKQLEIYDAQDRIAQHPIMTGKAHMHIQLEHYEKSEEQQKEQKQQNSPGLPTPDFCPSTPQVEARSLATYAALEGNESE
- a CDS encoding GDP-mannose 4,6-dehydratase, producing MKVLVTGANAFVGSYLVSELVGRGHEVVAGVRNERGNIPVGVETCSFPLGQIDEMKEALRQTEPDVIFHLAGQSNVPHAWNDPAATLQVNAVGTVDLIMAAYETVPEARIFTVGSSEEYGIAAKEHELLHEEVECKPQNPYASSKFIAGQVGMQLARKYGMNLIHLRPFNHFGPRQRKGFVISDFSSQIAAIEAGQMEPIISVGNLEAWRDFTDVRDIVGAYALLIEKEGLANGLYNVSSGTARKVGDILQRLIELSTVSIEVVVAPAKYRPNEVERFAGSNKKLQEAVDWKTQCAFDDSLRNTLYWWRNKYKETMEQL
- the gmd gene encoding GDP-mannose 4,6-dehydratase, with protein sequence MKTALITGITGQDGAYLAELLLQKGYKVYGLIARRSTSTTWRLEYVGIKDEVELIEGDMTDLSSLLRALQVARPTEVYNLAAQSFVGTSWEQPVLTAQVTGVGVVNLLEAIRLTDPSIRFYQASTSEMFGLIQEEMQSEKTPFYPRSPYGVAKLYGYWITVNYRESFEIHASSGILFNHESPLRGIEFVTRKVTDAVAKIKLGEQKGLRLGNIDAKRDWGFAGDYVEAMWLMLQQDEADDYVVATGLTTTVRDMCRIAFEHVGLNYEDHVVIDPAFYRPAEVDVLLGNPAKAKEKLGWEASTSLNELITMMVEADLERVRRGLHKVNA